The sequence below is a genomic window from Veillonellales bacterium.
TTCCACGTCACCTGACTGCACGAGAAAATTTCGTAATTTCTGGAACTTGTCGTTTGCTCTGCGGCGGCTTTCAGACTGCGTTTGCCTTGAAAACCGCCTGTCCCAGATCAAACATCCGCAATTGCACAGCAAGGGAAATACGAGCATTATGGGCAAGGGCTTGGTGACAAAAAGCCTCTGCCGTTTCATGAACGGCTAAAGACGCAGATGGGGATATTTGTCTTGCCGAAAAGCCGCCGATATAGACGCGTTTTGCAGGTTATGGCCGCTGCTGGCTTAAAGTGAAATGCAGGTGTGGTGGCATTATCAGCTCCCGGTCAGAGAAGCAGTAGCGATTTACCCGGCTCCATTCTTCCACGCTTTGAGAGGGTTACAGCAAGAAGTTATTCAGGCTATTGTTAAGAGCCAAGCCACTCCATCAAAGGGCTTGTCGGAATTACCCATAAGTTCAACCTGATAATTGACATTCAGTTCTGGATAAGAGCAGGAAAAGGACCGGCCTTGAGCAGTGGACCAAGGTGTTCAACTAATAGCCAATTGAAGCGCCGCTACAATATTTTCAGGAAAACGACTTGTTGGAGTATAAGCAGCTGGAGAAAAAAGTAACGGAAGCCGCAGACAGTTTTCATACACTTTAAATAAAATCAAGATCATTGAAACAGCGCCGGATACTAACACCGACCTAATGGATGCGACGGTTGATTATGCCAAAACCCACGCCGTATCCGATGGATACAAAGCAGTAAATACAGTCGGAAGTATTACACGGAACATGAAGCCGCTATTAAGTTGCTCTGAGTGGCACGGGCCATATTCCAGCAGATCCTGTCTGGGGCAAAACTCCCGAAAATGGATGTGCCGGAACAGGAACGACTGTCAGCAGAAAAAAGAGCGCCTACAAGAAGTACCGGACAGTACGGAAAAATATGCAGGGACTTATAATAGTAAAGCAAAATATTGATTATTCGTTCGGCCCGACAGACGTACAGAAAGACAAGAAAATGGAAAGATAGCAACATGACGCAACAAAGAGTACGAAGCGCCCACTTCGCGTTAAGTTGGTCCGAAGTGGCAGCTAAAACTATATTATGCTGTGTGACTAGAACGAATTAGTGTTATAGAATATTTTTCATCATTACATTATTACAACATATATAATGCTTGACAATAAGTCACAAATGTTTTATTATGATTATGGATTTGTAGTAAACAAAGGAGATGCTTTCTGAATAATAGCGAATTAATATTTGGCATAATGTCATCATTTGGATACAGCCAGTATTCATTTGATGACCTTAAGTACCTGACATCTCCGTTTGAAGTCACAGAAACTAGTTTGAGAACCAGCCTCTCCAGAATGATTCGAGAAAGTATAGTACAATCTATGAAAGAGGGGAAAACCGCATTTTATTGTTTAAGCCAAAAAGGAAAGACGATCAGTTCCAACGTATCATTAAGTTTTAAGGAATTGGATTGGGACCAGTGGGACAGAGAATGGTGGGGATTTCTTTTTTCAGTTCCAGATTTACAGAATCAACATAGGCATAAAATTCGCAAAAAAATAGTTGCATACCGGTTTGCTAACTATTACCCTGGTTTTTGGATAAGACCTCTGAATTCCGATGAAAAGATAGGGGAACACCTTCAACCATTAATTAATACTGGAAACTGTGCCCTAATCAAATTTAGATTTGAGAAGGAAATTACCAAAGAAGAGGTAGCTAAACTATGGAAGCTTAATAATATTAATGAAGCACTTGGAACAACGATAAGAGATGTTGAGGAGCATTTAAGCGTAGCAGAAAAGTATAAGCCAGAACAGGGATTACTTTATAAGTTTTTGGTTGGCAATGATATTGTAAATGCTCTTTTCAATGATCCACTGTTACCTGATGAATTTCTGCCAGATAATTGGAAAGGGAAACAATTACGTCGATTATTCATTACATTTGATAAAACCATGACAAGAATTGCTAAGCCATATATAGATAAACATTTTCAAAATGAATAGGGAGAAAGAGCAATGGATGTTTGGAAAAAGCGATTAAACGGAGACCCTGTTCCGTGGTTGCTCTCGAGTAATCCATGGACACAATATGCTTCAATGGTCAATTTGTTAAATATTTCACCTGCTTCCTTTGAAGCAAAGCAGGTTAAAAAGAAATTGCTTGAACACCCCTTAGTTATTGACAAAATTAAGGAAACAGAACAATGGCTAACCAAAGCTGCAACTAGAAATAGTGACCCGAATATAAGTTATTTTAAGTTGCGCATGTTATCGGAATTTGAACTGAACATTAACGACACAGGAATAGAGCAGATTATTAATAAAGCCATATCTCATAAAATAGAAGGAATGTTTGCTGTAAGAGGACGAACACCTGACATGCAGCAACAAGGGAAAGAATATGTAGCATCCGATCCTTATGCTGACATATGGCACATTTCCCCATGTAATTCTCCTGCTATAACATATTCTCTTATAAAACTAGGGTACATGAGTGAAGAAGTTACTCGTGCAGTTAATGCACTTTGTGAAAAATGGGATACACCGCTAGGCTGGTTTTGTCATTTCTTCTTTGTTGAGGGCCAATATAAAAAGCTACATGCAGGATGTCCCATGGCAGGAATTATGGCTCTAGATGTATTCTCTCTTATACCTGAACTAAAAGAATCGATATTTGCAAGAAATGCATTTGAACCTATTCTTTTTCATCGCAACTATGGGAAAACAATTTATTATTTTGGACGTTCAAAAAAATTCTGGACAATGAAGTTTCCTTTCGTTTGGTATAATGCACTATATCTTGCGGATGTTTTAACAAGATTTAATTTTTTAAAAGGCAATGACTTGGTTGAAGACCTTATAAAATGGATTGAATCCTGCCAAGATGAGCAGGGACGGTTTAAGGCAACATCGGTTTTTATGCCATATAAGGAGTGGGATTTCAGTAATAAAAAAGTACCTTCGCCATGGATAACCTATTTGTGTTGCAACATTTTAAAGCGATGGTATGACCAAGATTGAAACCATAAGAACAGATATAGTGATATAAGCCATTTGCTTAAAACATGCCATAAATGAGATGTTTATAAGGAGAAAAATGAAGCTAGTTGAATGGATTTTATATCGCATTTGCAAAACAAGACTCGCATAAAAATACAAGATGGAACAAAACTTGAAAATTTCCCTTTGTTTTGTCCCAAGTG
It includes:
- a CDS encoding PaaX family transcriptional regulator C-terminal domain-containing protein; the protein is MSSFGYSQYSFDDLKYLTSPFEVTETSLRTSLSRMIRESIVQSMKEGKTAFYCLSQKGKTISSNVSLSFKELDWDQWDREWWGFLFSVPDLQNQHRHKIRKKIVAYRFANYYPGFWIRPLNSDEKIGEHLQPLINTGNCALIKFRFEKEITKEEVAKLWKLNNINEALGTTIRDVEEHLSVAEKYKPEQGLLYKFLVGNDIVNALFNDPLLPDEFLPDNWKGKQLRRLFITFDKTMTRIAKPYIDKHFQNE